One genomic region from Thermoplasmata archaeon encodes:
- a CDS encoding DNA-directed RNA polymerase subunit N — MIIPVRCFTCGKVVSSAWQPFLDRTRGGEEPRKVLDELGLTRYCCRRMILSHAELIDEVAPFG; from the coding sequence ATGATCATCCCCGTCCGCTGCTTCACCTGCGGGAAGGTCGTCTCGAGCGCCTGGCAGCCGTTCCTCGACCGCACGCGGGGTGGCGAGGAGCCCCGCAAGGTGCTCGACGAGCTCGGCCTCACGCGCTATTGCTGCCGCCGCATGATTCTCTCCCACGCGGAACTCATCGACGAGGTTGCGCCGTTCGGCTAG